One Streptomyces fagopyri DNA window includes the following coding sequences:
- a CDS encoding AIM24 family protein, which translates to MKGDLFSSDHMVQPAVTPGMTVQNAKSIKYAVNGDMLARQGAMIAYRGDLQFERKGQGVGGMLKRAVTGEGLPLMTVRGRGEAWFAHEAQNCFIVDIEPGDVFTVNGRNVLCFDSTLAYEIKTVKGAGITGGGLFNSVFTGHGRLGLICDGNPLVIPVSPQAPVFVDTDAVVGWTAHLHTSLHRSQSIGSMIRGGSGEAVQLKLEGEGVVVVRPSEVTPQKAQQH; encoded by the coding sequence ATGAAGGGTGATCTTTTCTCCAGTGACCACATGGTGCAGCCCGCCGTCACGCCGGGCATGACCGTCCAGAACGCCAAGTCGATCAAGTACGCCGTCAACGGCGACATGCTCGCGCGCCAGGGGGCGATGATCGCCTACCGGGGCGATCTGCAGTTCGAGCGCAAGGGCCAGGGCGTGGGCGGCATGCTCAAGCGGGCGGTCACCGGCGAGGGGCTTCCGCTGATGACCGTGCGCGGCCGGGGCGAGGCATGGTTCGCGCACGAGGCGCAGAACTGCTTCATCGTGGACATCGAGCCGGGCGACGTCTTCACCGTCAACGGCCGCAACGTCCTGTGCTTCGACTCCACGCTGGCGTACGAGATAAAGACCGTGAAGGGCGCGGGAATCACCGGCGGCGGCCTGTTCAACAGCGTGTTCACCGGGCACGGCCGACTGGGGCTGATCTGCGACGGGAACCCGCTGGTCATTCCCGTGTCCCCGCAGGCGCCGGTGTTCGTCGACACGGACGCGGTCGTCGGCTGGACCGCCCATCTGCACACCTCGCTGCACCGGTCGCAGTCCATCGGATCGATGATCCGCGGCGGCTCCGGCGAGGCCGTCCAGCTGAAGCTGGAGGGTGAGGGCGTGGTCGTGGTGCGCCCCAGCGAGGTGACTCCGCAGAAGGCGCAGCAGCACTGA